The window AACGGACAAGAGGGTCGTACAGTCGGGTCCTCTGCCGGGCTACGGGCGACCTTGCCCGCCTGAGTTTCCCTGCTTTCTGCAAAGCCTGCCTCGGTCCGGAGATTGTGCTTATGGTTCGAAGGTCACCAGCCCCCAGCGCTGGCCCGAGGCTCCTGTGGATCCAGGTTGAGGAGGACCAGGTTGAGTCTCGGCGGCTGACTAGCGCCGACCTCAGGTCAGCCTTGCCCTGCCGGGAGAGGCAGCCGCGCTGCGCACACACCTGCACAGGTGCTGCCTGGAACCCACCCCCGCCCCGAACCTCACCCCCACCAGGCTGGGAATGAAAATCTATCTAATCCGCGTCTTGAATTTCAGCTACCACCCAGGAGGGGACAGCTGGCCACTAATCCGGGGCGTCTGTGTCGAGCCTAACCCCCTTTCCCAactctgccagactcctctggaaGGGCAGGGGGCGTTGCCTATGTAAATAAGATGCTAATCACTTGCCTGCTATTAATCTGACACTGGCACCTCCCAGAGCTCCCATCTCATGCAGGTGAAACTGGCAACTTTTCAGACTGGCCAAGAGCCATCCAGACGCTCTAGGGCAGTGTACTTCTTTGCCCATAGTTAGCAAACCTGAGTTCCTCAACAACAACTGTATAACGCCCCTGAGATCTCTCACTTGCAGAGTTTCTTCCCTTTGCTCACCACCCTAAAGCCCTTTACCTTAGCGCCACATTCTTTGAATGCAAGTTCTAAGGCCACCTCTGattcccccttccccctccctccactcaGGGATCAGTGCTCTTCCAGCTAATATTTCACATGCTGAACTGTTCAGGCCTCAGTCTTCCTTCTGGGTTATGGGTATCTTCCTCTCGGGAATATCCTTCAGAACAAACCTAGCATTTCCTTGGGAAGCAGGCGGGCAGGGGAAAGTGTGCCCTGCCCCAGTAGACACGTTGCTTGGCTTCTGGAGACAGATGAGGGTTGGAATTTCAGCTCTGGCTATGTAACCTCACTGAACCCTGAATGCCCCCAGCCAGTCATGGGAATCCTGTCTCCACAGCCCAAGTTGCTTCTGCCATGATCCTTCTGACGTCTTTTCGCATGCCACGTGGGGTCAGACCAAAGATACAGAGTCTTTCTCAAATGCCAGCCCTCTCCCCATCAAACCCCAGACACTCAGGTATATCAGCCCTCATCACACAGAACATGCCTCAACATGCAAAGTCATGCCACAGGACACAATGTCACTCCAGAACAGTTTATGATGTGACCTAGCACAACTATCTGGCATGTCCAGACACAGCCAGAGTAGGGCCTAGAGAAAGGTCTCCCCAGGCCGCGAAGgcgggcagggaagcctggacctCTCTAGGGCCCTTGCGGTGGCTTCTAGCACTGCCAGCTCCTCTGCCTGTCGGGCTTCCAATAGTGTCATCTGCTGCTCCAGCCTCCGCCCTTGCTCTTCTTGCTTCCGGTGGGCACCTCGGAAGGCCATGACCAAGGTGCTGAAGGGAGAAGGAGGCTGAGCCAGGAAACAGCCCCCCATTCCACCCAAGACAAGGGCTATGTACTCCCAGCCCCAGACAGGAAGTCTTTGAGATTGGATCTTCCGGGGGTCCCAGCATCACTCAGCAGGGGCTGACACACATCAGGCACCAGAGGAGGTGTGCAATGGATTGAACCTGCCACCCACCTTACAGGGGGGAAGCTGTGGCCCAGAGAGAGCCAGGGATGCCTCTGAGGTTACACAGAGAGACCCACCTGTGAGCTTTGCATAAATCACTGTTCAGCTCAGCACTCTGAGCACGTCTGGCTCGTCCCTTCCGAGCCACCTCTTCTAGCTCTTCCCGCAGAGACTGCAGCTGCTCCCGCAGCCCCAGAGCCCTGGTACAAGGGTGGAGAGAGAGGAGCTCACAGACATAGCCACTCCTGTCTgccttccccactcccacccacctGCCCAAGATGTTTCCATGTGAATACAACTGTACACCCAGTCCTCCACTGTACACAACACCCCAGTGGGCTCTCACATATTACCCCCACCCAGGCCAAACACACCCCAGCACAGTACCCAGGCCACACACATCCCAGCACAGTACCCAGGCAcacaccgagtcagtgatgctgacaGTTCCTGGGTCAGTTCTTCGGGGTCCTGCATTTTGCTCACTTGGCCTCCATCAATACCCCTGCTGCCACCAGGGACAGCAGGAGGACCCTgagggaggcagaagggaggGTAGTGACATTGACCTAGGCTGAGAGTGTGTTCAGCCCAAGCTGGACACTGAAGTCATCACAGACTGTGGTGGCTACAGTCCCTGCTCTTACAGAGCCCCCAGTCTTATGAGATACCCCAATAAGGATACAGTTGTTCCCTAACAAGGGAAATAAATAACAAGAGATCTCATTTTCAGGCAGTTCACAGGGActtcctagaggaggtgatgTCTGACCTCAGACCTGTAGGAAGTCAAGGACTTAGATAAAGAGGAAAGTGACTGGTGTTCCTGGCAGGGGCATAGCACTTAGAAAGGCATGGAGGTAGAAGAGATGATTCAAAGGAGGGTTCCAGAAGCCTCTAAGGCTTTAAAACAGAGGATAGATATGATTAGACAGTAGGGGCAAGAAGGAAAGCCTCAGGGAGTAAGCTGGAGCCAAAATTTAGGAAAATATGAAGCATGACCTGGAGCTGTTGGAGTGGGAAACGGGGAGTATGAATAGCCTGGGGGTGGGAAGTAGAAGGGACAGGTGTGACTGGAAGACACTAAATCCCTTGGGGCTTATTGGGCTCAATGCTCTCAAAGAAAGAAACTCCGAAGTACAAGTGTGAACTTTCACATGAATTTTTACCATTCAACTCCTTTTTTTGGTGCAgaaatggaaactgaggctcaaaggagGCTAGGATTAACCAGGACCACATATCCAGTAGTATACTGCTATCCCTACCAGGCCAAGGCAGGGTCACTCACCTGGGGCCACTCCTCTTCATCTCCACTGCTCCCACCTCCACTGCTGTCTCCACCACTGCTGTTGGCCTCGCCAGTCCGAAGCTGTGCCCGCTCCCAGCGCAGCTGCTCCAGCAGGAGCACGtgggctgggccctgggctcGGAGGGCAGCCTCCCGCAGTTCCAGAGCCCGCTTTTCCCGCCGCACCAGCTGTAGCCGCAGCATCAGGTCCTCTAGAGTCTCCTGAGAGACCAAGGAGAGGGTAGAAAATTTGTGCCTTGAAGGTCAACTGTTGAGAAAACTGAGCCTCTAAGAGGTGCCCACTGAGGGCtgctcaggcaagaatcctaacCCTTACCTTGATCTTGCATGATAGGAAAAATCCTTCCATAAAAAACTACAGCTGTAGAAATAGCCATTCAGAGACAGCAAGTGTCTTAGACAAAGTCAAGTAGAAACTCAATGGTAGCGTCTGGAGTTTCTCCAAATTCAGAACCTCAGCTCTTTGATGTGTGTgatagctgctcagtcatgtctgactcttttgcaaccccatgaactgtagcccgccaggctcctctgtccatggaattctccaggcaagactactggagtggggtgccattcccttctccaggggatcatcccgacccagggatcaaactcatgtctcttgcattggcaggcggattctttaccacctgagtcaccagaAAAGCCCCCAGCTCTTTCATGCCAGGTTACAAATTTCAAACAATATCCAGCAAAACTCTTCCTTACTATTTGGTCCCCTAATTGCATCTCACTCAGACTCAGCAAAGGATTTGGTCCCACCAGGAAAGATTGACACAGTGACCACAGCCCATGTGTACCCGTGTGGCCGCCAGGTCCTGCTGGATCTGCATCTTCTCCAACCGCGGTAGGGCTGGGCCAGGCTGGGTCCCCAGAATGGCCTGCACCATGGCTTCTGCATGGGGCACGGTAGATATGGGCACCCAGGTGGAGCCAGGCTCGGAGGGAATCTTCACCAGAGCACGGCGTTCCTGGAGACGCTGAACATAGCCCTGGAGCTGGGAAGCTACCTCCTGTGAGGTGGGCTTATCCACACTGCTGCCTTCGGGACTACGGAAGACAGAAGAGGCCTGTGTGAACTCTGCTCAGCATGGCTACGCTAACTTCATGGCAATCCTGGTGGGCTTTGTCATCTTCCATCTTACTGACCATGACGGTTCCTTCCAAGGCCATCTGTGGTAGGCATGGTCAAACTAACATGGTGGGCACCATAATGTAAACCCAAACAGGCAACATCAGCCCACTGATGATCATTCATCAGTGATGAATGATGAATGAAAGCCACCATGCCAATGGGCACAGTCACTCACACCATCACAGGGAAGCCATCACACCAACTCAATGAGCAACACTGCTCAACCTGCCAACCCTGTTATGCAGCATTATGACAACCCCTATGGGTACCATCATCATGCCAACCCCATTAAGTACCATCATACCACCTAATCAGTGGGCACCACTATCCATATTCATGCCACCCTGGTTGGGTCCTATACCAACCCCAATGGCTGTCACCACCATGTCAACTTTGTTGAGTAGAAAACAGCCAACTCCAGCAGGCCTAATGCCAACCATAGGAGCCACGCCAACCCCCAATATAGGGCCAGTTCTGGGAGCCCCATTCTGCAACCAGAGCCCCACTCACTGGCCCACCCAGTCCCCAGGGTTCCCAAGGGCACCTTGGATATGGATCCTGCAGTGTCACTCCATCCATGGCAGCCTTCTCTTGGACTAGGAGCCTCTGAGCTTCCTTCTCAGCTGCCTCCAAGTCATCCACGAAGGCTTCTTTTCCAGCTCCTGAGTCTGCCTCCCGGAGAGTGAGTAAGGCGCTATATGCCTCCTCACAGTGTTCACTGTGGGACAGCAGTTCTGAGCACTCCAGCATACCTGTCCTGCTACGTAGGTGATATCCCCACTTGGAACTGTCACTCCTCCTCCTAACCCCAACCCTGGGAGTTTGTAAATTCCTTCAGCACTCTGGGACGGAAATTGGCTTAAGTTAATTTCCACGGCAAGGGCAAATACTTTTCAGAGAGGGCTCCGTTTCTCTCTGGGAAGTAGGACTATCCTTTGAGGATATCCATTTCCTTCCCAGGCAGTGAGTCGTGGGTGGGGTGCACTGACCTATACTGCAAGGCTAGACGCAGCGCGGTGGCCTCAGCCTCCTGCTGGCCCAGCTGCATGCTGAGGCCCTCACACCGGCCCTTGTATTCCTGGAGCACAGCTGACAGCAGACGGTTGAAGCATTTGAGCTTCTCAATGTTCCTGCCTCCGGAGgtgggggaaaagggaaaagtgagTGACTTTGAAGGGCAGTTAGGACACCATGGATTtccacccttccccaccccacccccactccagctCCAGACTCTTGGCTTTATATCCCAGCTGGGCGGCACCAGTGCCCTTATGAGCTCAGCATTTGTGACTCTTACCCTCGGAGTTTCTCCATCTGGGCTTCCATGATGTGCATCTCAGGCGCAAGGGGCTGGGTTGGGAGGGACCCAAGCATCTGGGTGCTGGAATCACTCTGCAGGCGCCGGAGCAGGGGGTGAGCCCGGGAGAAGGGATCCTGTCAAAAAGGGGTGACTTGATTCACCCAGAATTTTCATTGAGAGCCCAGCATCATGGGTTTAGGCCTTTTGCAATCCCCGAGGCTATTGGATCACATGACCAGGATTTGAGTCTCATGGCCCCAAATCCTAAGGATCTGAAACAGACCATGGTTTTTAGCTTCACACGCTCACCTGTGAGCCCCAGGTCTCTCCATCAGCCCCAGAGCTGCTGGAACCACTACCTGAGCCACCTGCTTGGTCACAGGAAGGAGGTGGAAAGGGCTCCAGCCTCAGCAGGGAATCCTGCAGCTCCTGGACCTGTGGGGAAATGGGGAGTGTAAGACTGGGGTGGCTCCAACCACCTGCTATTCTTCCCTAAGACCTGTTCTTGGAGCAGTGGCAAGAGCACTAGCTGGAAGGTAGGACCCCCCAGATTCTCATCCTGCCAAATAGCTTCTTGtacaaccttgggcaagtcattcagCCATGACTTGGTCAGCCATTCAGTCATGCAGTCCCTGAATCAAGACTTCTCTTTCCAGATGTCCAAcgggtacatgaaaagatgctcatcatcactaatctttgcatgcgtgcatgctcagtcacttcagtcgtgtctgactctttgcgaccctatggactgtagcctgccaggatcctctggcATGagagtccgtgggattctccaggcaaaaaaaaatgaaaatatattggagtgggttgccatgctctcctccaggggatcttccagacccagagattgaacccatgtctcctgtggctcttggattgcaggctgattctttactgctgagccactggggaaacctcACTAATccttaggaaaatgcaaatcaaaaccacaatgagataccaccttacATCAGTTAGAATGGAAAGCATCAAAAAGCCAAGAAAGGGACTtctctggaagtccagtggttaggactccgtgcttccactgcaggaagcaagggtttgatcactggtcgggggaactaagatcttgcatgccttCCTGAGTGGcatgaccaaaagaaaaaaagaacgcAAAAGATAAGTGTAGgcgaagatgtggagaaaagggaaccttcatgCACTGTTGTTGAGAATGTAAATGGGTACAATcactatggaaaaaagtatggcagttcctcaaaaaagtaaaaatagaacaactatatgatacagcaattccatttctgggtatttctCTGAAGGAAACCGAAATGCTAACTCGAAAAGACATCTGTACCCGcacattcattgcagcattatttacaagagccaagacacagaagcaacctaagtgtccactgatggagaAATGGATAAGATGTAGTAAGTATACTTTTAGAATTAAatattattcatctgtaaaataggaatctTGCCATTTGGGACAATATAGAAGGACCTTAGtgtaggagccgcaggagacgtgggttcgatccctgggtcgggaagatcccctggaggaggaaatggcaactcactccagtattcttgcttggagaattccatggacagaggaacctggtgggctacagtccatggggtcacaaagagttggacacgactgaagtgacttagcacgcacacagaaGGACCTTAAAGGCACCatgctaagtgaactaagtcagccagacaaagacaagtagtacatgatctcacttataagTGGAGTCTAAAATAAAacaagggagttccctggtgacccagtggttaggacttggtgcttttactgctgtggcctggggttcaacccctggtcaggaaccgagatcccacaagccatgcagcaggGCACAGATAGATGATaggttcaaattttaaaaaactgaactcaCAGATACAGGGAACAtgttggtggttgccagagtttggggggaggggtcagggaagtaaaattttttttaaaaaagacttctcTTTCCCAGCTGAAAAATGGGCTCCACTCCTTGCGCTGGGCTTCCGCAGCCCAGGTCTCACCATCTGTGTCCCTCCTGCCCTGACATCACCTGGGCTCTGGACTCAGACGTAAAACTGTCCCTTTAATGACCCCATGTGGGTGGCTCATGGCATCTTGAGCTGATTAAGGCCTAAGAGCTCTGGTCTCCCTTCCTCCAAACCTGCCCCTCCCACAGGCTCCCTACGTCTCACTTCCAGTCTCTAAGGCGCCCAGTCCAGATCTCGTCCTCAGCCCCTCTCTAGCTTTAACATCCCACCTGCCAGCTCCATCTTCAGCATTCCCCTCAATCTGCCCAGTTCTCACAGTCTCCACAACGTTGCCGCCTCCTGGATGGCCAAGATTCCACCTTTTCCCCCCACAAGCTGTTCCTCCCAAAGTCGCCAGAGGGCGCCTGTGAGCACCTGTATTAGGTCTCCACCTTTGTTTGCTCAGAGTTCTCCGTGCCTCCCACCTCACTCAGAGCAAAGGTTCAAATCCTCCTTGAGGCCCACAAGGCCCTCCGGGATCCGCTCCCAACACCTCGGTACACTTGTCTCCGCCTGCTCAGCCCTATACTGGCCTCCTCACTGTTTCTTGAACACACTAATCACACTCCAACCTCCAGCCTTTGCATATACTGTTCCTTTTGCCTAAAATGCTCTTCCCCAGTTCCTTACATGGTTCCTTCCTTGCCTCCTTGTGGTCTTTATTCAAGTGTCATTTCTTCGGTGGGCCTCTCTGATCCTCTTAACTAAAGTTGCAAGGGATCTTTGTCTCTTTGGGGttgtggacaaaggtccatatagtcaagctatggtttttccagtagtcaattatggatatgagagttggaccataaggaaagctgagcgccaaagaattgatgcttttgaactgtggtgttggaaaagactcttgagaattccttggacagcaaggagatcaaaccagtgaatcctaaaagaaatcagccctgaatactcattggaaggactaatgctgaagttgaatactttggccatctgatacaaagagccgactcattggaaacgaccctgatgctgggaaagattgaaggcaggaggagaagagggtgacagaggatgagatggtt is drawn from Bos mutus isolate GX-2022 chromosome 7, NWIPB_WYAK_1.1, whole genome shotgun sequence and contains these coding sequences:
- the USHBP1 gene encoding harmonin-binding protein USHBP1, with translation MSARATRPRSRRGRHALPGELDPVAESSEEAEAASGSSEPGPVASQDSTKLELLGPEVEVKGQGLESRTDKEVDGDSSRGPAPAPEGRPREETHQAPEAAPQDGEGVPSGPDIFQTLQQALSSLEAAAAAWRHRPPNCPGPVEAKDGSEGAPKPCLEQEGAGSCQREAARLAERNAWLRLALGSREDELIRTQKFLQAFQAEKEMLQREVQELQDSLLRLEPFPPPSCDQAGGSGSGSSSSGADGETWGSQDPFSRAHPLLRRLQSDSSTQMLGSLPTQPLAPEMHIMEAQMEKLRGNIEKLKCFNRLLSAVLQEYKGRCEGLSMQLGQQEAEATALRLALQYSEHCEEAYSALLTLREADSGAGKEAFVDDLEAAEKEAQRLLVQEKAAMDGVTLQDPYPSPEGSSVDKPTSQEVASQLQGYVQRLQERRALVKIPSEPGSTWVPISTVPHAEAMVQAILGTQPGPALPRLEKMQIQQDLAATRETLEDLMLRLQLVRREKRALELREAALRAQGPAHVLLLEQLRWERAQLRTGEANSSGGDSSGGGSSGDEEEWPQGPPAVPGGSRGIDGGQVSKMQDPEELTQELSASLTRALGLREQLQSLREELEEVARKGRARRAQSAELNSDLCKAHSTLVMAFRGAHRKQEEQGRRLEQQMTLLEARQAEELAVLEATARALERSRLPCPPSRPGETFL